The DNA segment GACTGTActcgggctgggggggtggggggactgtactcgggctgggggggtggggggactgtactcgggctgggggggtggggggactgtactcgggctgggggggtggggggactgtactcgggctgggggggtggggggactgtactcgggctgggggggtgggtggattgtactcgggctgggggggtgggttgtACTCgggctgggggttgggtggattgtactcgggctggggggtgggggaactgtactcgggctggggggtggggggactgtactcgggctgggggggtggggaatggtgctgggggggtggggaatggtgctggggggtggggaatggtgctgggggggtggggaatggtgctgggggggtgggggtgggttgtacTCGGGCTGCGGGTACTCACTGCTCGTGCCTGCGCTctttgctgctgctgcttctgcagttcttgctgcatctccagcagtgaTTTGACGGACATGGATTGCTTGGGTATACTGTTCCAGCCAGGTGACTTCTGTTGCTGGTGTTGCTGTAGGGCCTTCATGATCTCCTGCTGCTGACGACACTGCTGTGGGAAAACAATATTAACATTTACTCTGACCAACAACGTGTACCGCTCCTGCTCGTGTCCATCCCGCAGATAAAGGCAACGCATCATCGAGACTCGACTGCGCTGTTCTAACACGGGCTGTTAACAGCAACACACCGGAGGAGGCAGATCAGAGGCTGATCTTCCTGCCAGCAtttacacacacccacccatagcCCAAAGGCAGTGCCTGCGGAGCGGCCCCCGACACCTCCCGCCCGGACCCCCGGCACCTCCCGCGCCGGGCCCCCGACACCTCCCGCGCCGGGCCCCCGACACCTCCCGCGCCGGGCCCCCGACACCTCCCGCCCGGGCCCCCGACACCTCCCGCCCGggcccccccgacacctcccgcgcgggcccccccgacacctcccgcgcgggccccccccgacacctcccgcccgggcccccccgacacctcccgcccgggcccccccgacacctcccgcccgggcccccccgacacctcccgcccgggcccccccgacacctcccgcccgggcccccccgacacctcccgcccgggccccccgacacctcccgcccgggcccccccgacacctcccgcccgggcccccccgacacctcccgcccgggcccccccgacacctcccgcccgggcccccccgacacctcccgcccgggcccccccgacacctcccgaCACCTCCCGCCCGggcccccccgacacctcccgcccgggcccccccgacacctcccgcccgggcccccccgacacctcccgcccgggcccccccgacacctcccgcccgggcccccccgacacctcccgcccgggcccccccgacacctcccgcccgggcccccccgacacctcccgcccgggcccccccgacacctcccgcccgggcccccccgacacctcccgcccgggcccccccgacacctcccgcccgggcccccccgacacctcccgcccgggcccccccgacacctcccgcccgggcccccccgacacctcccgcccgggcccccccgacacctcccgcccgggcccccccgacacctcccgcccgggcccccccgacacctcccgcccgggcccccccgacacctcccgcccgggcccccccgacacctcccgcccgggcccccccgacacctcccgcccgggcccccccgacacctcccgcccgggcccccccgacacctcccgcccgggccccccccgacacctcccgcccgggcccccccgacacctcccgcccgggcccccccgacacctcccgcccgggccccccccgacacctcccgcccgggcccccccgacacctcccgcccgggcccccccgacacctcccgcccgggcccccccgacacctcccgcccgggcccccccgacacctcccgccCGGGCCCCCGACACCTCCCGCCCGGGCCCCCGACACCTCCCGCCCGGGCCCCCGACACCTCCCGCGCGggcccccccgacacctcccgccCGGACCCCCGACACCTCCCGCCCGggcccccccgacacctcccgcccgggccccccgacacctcccgcccgggcccccccgacacctcccgccCGGACCCCCGACACCTCCCGCCCGgacccccccgacacctcccgcGCGGACACTGATCACTTCCTATATGCAAGCGGAGATCCACTGTGACCTCCTCCTCAATACCATTCGACCCCTGCTGACCCCCAATCATAACGGGAGgctctggcctagtggtattatcgctcgactatcaatccagaaacccagctaatgttctgggggacccgggttcgaatccccgccgcGGCGGACGgtggaattcaatttaaaaaagatctggaattaagaatctactgatgactcattgtcggaaaaacccatctggttcctttagggaaggaaatctgccgtccttacccggtctggcctacatgtgactccagagccacagccaatgtggttgactctcaactgccctccaaggggcaactagggatgggcaataaatgctggacagccagcgatgcacatgtcccacgaatgaataaagagtcAATGTGTGCCTGACCTTGGAGATCAAGGCCTGACTATGAATGGAATACTCTGGACTCTATTGGCTCCAGTTTGGCAAGGgttttttaactttaaaactcTCGCCTTTATTTTCAAatgggtgccacagtggttggcactgccgcctcacagcgccagggacccgggttcgattccttaaAGATAAAGTGTATTtactagcgtcacaagtaggcttacgttaacactgcaatgccaatctcctagtcaccacactccggcgcctgttcgggtaacactgagggagaatttagcacggccagtccaccctaaccagcacgtctttcggactgagaggggaaaccggagcacccggaggaaacccacgcagacacggggagaacgtgcagactctacacagacagtgacccaagctgggaatcgaacccgggtccctggcgctgtgaggcagcagttctaacccactgtgccagcgtgctgtccCATAGGGAGGACAGGATTGAGCCcggtatacacacgcacacactcacaaggGCAAGCATGCACACACGCTGGCATTCACGCGACACACACACGCGACACACACACGAGACATACACTGAGCTATctcacagcaccccccccccccccacacatgccACCCCCCCAACTAACACACCGCCCCccacgcatgcacgcacgcacacacgagCTAGGATGCGACAGGGCCAGTTACTGAGCCAGTGTGTTTGCGGAGTTGGTGACTGTGGGGCAGCAGAATCGAATGCTTCAGAGCGGCGCCGTGCCAGACTTCCCGGCGGGATCTGAAGGCATCCGGGAGCATCCGCAGAGTCGGATCACTTTCCACTCCTGCATCAGATTACCAGGAAAGGGGAAACCCGGCTGCAGTTTGGCCGCTTGCAGCTCAGCTCACTGCGGCGTCCCTGTGCTCTGAGCTGTGAAGCAATCCAGCCCCGGCTCCCTGCACTTCACTGACGTGCCAATATGCGCTACCCCGATCGCTCGGCGGCGGGATGCACAACACCAGTGACAAGACCACGAGCTGTGGGACAATCAGCTCTTCCTTTGTTTCTCCGCCAGGGAGTGTCCTCAGCATCCCGGAGCTGGCGTGCCAAGCAGGGGTCAGCACCCCCCCCGCGGTTCGACACTCGAAAGGGAacatggggtgagggagggatcaGGCTCCTGCGATGCCACATGGTGCCGAATAGCCCAGCTCGGACCAGGGCGGAGCCCCCAGACCGCACGCCACGTGGGTATCACGCGGGGCAAGCCCGCACAGCCCGTTCTTGCCGGCCTTACCTCCTCTCGACGCTGCCGCTCACGTTCCTCCTCCAGCTTCTGGAGCGGTGGCACCGAGTTAGACTGCTGACCCCACGAGGTGGAAGATGGGATCTGGCGAAGGAACGACAGGTCAGTTCTCAGCACGCAGCGTTTCGAGTTAAACCACATCCCCCGTGTGACACACCAGCCCAACAGCCCTGAGCCCGCGGCAACGTCTCTCCCCCATCTTCAATCTCCATCTGTTTCTATCTCCTTCAAGCTTATCTAACATCCATTTAGACCTATCAGATCTCGGTGCCCTATTTCCCCCCCGAGGGAGAGTCCACATCCTCACCGTTTGACCAATGGACTTTCACCTGGAATTCCTGATTGGGTTTCATCGTGACGGTATTCTGCattgtatcactacattctgcaccctcgcctttccttctcccctatgtactctatgaacggtatgctttgtctgtatagcgcgcaagaaacaatacttttcactgtatcccagtacaagtgacaataataaatctaatcatttcaattcaataaaatggCTATAAATTCTGATCTCGGCCACAAGTAGGGAAGTTAACCCCTCCTTATCACCGCCAAGCTCCTTCGCCAGCTAGTCTCTGGTGAGCACAGACAGGAGTCAGGTACTGATGCTAAGTTATGAAGTCGGGTTCTATCCAGGGACCTTGTGGAGGACATTTCTCCCTTGCCACCATCTTTTGAATCAGCTCCCTTCCAACTCAGCTGCAGCCAAGTAATGCCAactgccccctgcccctcccctcctgcccctccccaccccacccctcgcccaccccGCCAACGATAGTTGAGAAGCGCCGCAGAAGGGCAATGGACTTTGTCATCACACCAGCAGAAGTCCGACAGCTAAAAGAAATTGTGGAATTGCTGAGTGgtttgttgcagctatataaaaccttggttaggctgcgttTGGACCATCGCATGCAGTTctgagtcaccacactaccaggaggaggTGGAAGCCTTGGAGAGAATGccaagaaggttcatcaggatgttgactggtctcgagggtgttggttatgaggagaggttgaatgaactgggattgttttcactggaaagacggaggttgaggggagacctgatagaggtctacagaatGATCAGAGgtgtagacagggtggatagtcagaggccttttccccagggcggaagtgtcaattagaagggggcacaggttcaaggtgagaggggggaaagtttaagggagatgtgcggggggaagtttttcacgcagagagtggtgggtgcctggaacgcgctgccagaggaggtggtggaagcgggtacattagccacatttaagaggcatctggatgggtacaagaatagggagggaatagagggatatggagcgaGTAAGGAGAGAACGTTTTTTTCTAaagcttagttagggcatcatgatcagcacgggcttggagggccgaagggcctgttcctgtgctgttctttataCATCCTCATCAACGCACGAGTCGggtagggagggatggagggggagatgGTGCGAGGCAGCACAGAGGTCGCTGAGTGCCAGTCAACTCAAGAACACTTGGCTCACAAAGAGTTCCAGATGACCTGAAGtgaaggagagggagggtggaaaTGTGGGAGGCCACCCGGTGACGCATCGGAACAGTTAACTAAGGCACGATCGAGGGTTTCAACGGAAGAGCTAAGACGAGGGCGGAGTGGGGGCGATATTCTGGAGGTGGGCAGTCTTGAAGAGATGAAGCCAATGCGAGGGTGGCAGCTCACCTCCGGGTCAAAATGTGGCACCAAGGTGGCGAACCAGCTGACCTAATCTCGGACTGCTGCCAGAGAGGGAGCTGGAGTCAGCAGTTAAGGAGTGGAGTTTGAGGCGGGGTCTGAAAGTGACCACTTCAGTCCTCCGAATATTTAACTGGAGAGAATTCCTGCTTATCCCGTCATGGACGCCGCATCAGCAACATTTAGAATTTgggaacagcagagaagctgccaggttagggtgcgttgacccaaacaggcgccggagtgtggcgactgggggattttcacagtaacttcattgcagtgttaatgtaagccgacttgtgacactaataaaataaacttttttaaaaaggtggtgAGGTAAAACTGGGTGTCATCAGCGCCCATGTCTCTTCCTGCGCCCATTCTAAGAGTTTACTGTATCCGCCGGACTTGATGACAAACATGTGGGTATAGCCCCATTTTGTCACCCGCGACTTGCATTGCAGAGATTCCCAAATTCTGTGAAAGCTCATCTCTCGGGATAGCTGCCAGGAAGCCAGATCCCACGGGAGGAGAATAAAAGCCAAGGGTTTTCAATAAGAGCCTTTCATTTGCTGCAGAGAAACTGGGATAATACTGCCCTCTATCTACcttcccctgagagagagagagagagagagagagcgcctatTAATCTCAGTTTACTCAGATCAGAACAGCAAAGGTggcacaggtttgattccggccttgggtcactgtctgtgtggagtttgtacattctccccgtgtctgcatggatttcctcccacagtccaaagatgtgcaggttaggtgggttggccatgctaaattgcccctcaatgtccaaagatatgtaggttaggtggattggccatgctaaattgccccttagtgtccaaagaagtgtaggttaggtggattggccatgctaaattgccccttagtgtccaaagatgtgcaggttaggtggattggccatgctaaattgccccttagtgtccaaagatgtgcaggttaggtggattggccatgctaaattgccccttagtgtccaaagatgtgtaggttaggtggattggccatgctaaattgccccttagtgtccaaagatgtgtaggttaggtgggttggccatgctaaattgccccttagtgtccaaagatgtgtaggttaggtggattggccatgctaaattgccccttaatgtccaaagatatgtaggttaggtggattggccatgctaaattgttccttagtgtccaaagatgtgcaggttaggtggattggccatgctaaactgttccttagtgtccaaagatgtgcaggttaggtggattggccatgctaaattgccccttagtgtccaaagatgtacaggttaggtggattggccgtgctaaattgccccttagtgtccaaagatgtgcaggttaggtggattggccatgctaaattgttccttagtgtccaaagatgtgtaggttaggtggattggccatgtcaggCATGGATGCCTTTGTTTTTTGATTGTTTTAAGCAAGTAAGAAGTTATAAGTGTGATCACCTTCCAAAACAAAACACAACAGCTTGGCAAAAACTGATCGTTGCACCAATCTGCTGGTTTCCCTGCTGGCAAAAGAAATTGTTCCTTTGTGCATGAGAGTTTGTCAGCCAAGTTACAAGTAAAACATCGATGTCTCCTATTCTTTACATTTGCACAACCAGCATACATTCCTAACGGATTTTAATAGTTTTTAAAAGTTGCTTAAGAGAGGCTTTATGAGCTGCAATTTCATTTAACATatttaaaggggcggcacggtagcacagtggttagcaccgctgcttcacagctccagggtcccgggttcgattcccggctcgggtcactgtctgtgtggagtttgaacattctcctcgtgtctgcgtgggtttcctccgggtgctccggtttcctcccacagtccaaagatgtgcgggttaggttgattggccagatttttaaaaaattgccccttagagtcctgggatgtgtaggttagagggattagcgggtaaatatgtgggggtagggcctgggtgggattatggtcggtgcagactcgatgggccgaatggcctccttcggcactgtatggtttctatgattctatgattctatgatttaatgctaaattgccccttattgtccagagatgtgcgggttaggtggattggccatgatcaatgcgggggagtggggacggggcgggggagtggggacggggcgggggagtggggacggggcgggggagtgggcctggacaGAGTGCTCTTTCGCAGGGTCGGTGCAGagccagtgggccgaatggcctcctcctgctccgtggGGTTACTCTGAGGTAAAAGGAGAGCTGCACTGTGCTGTGCGTACCCGGTAAGTATAACATCACAATGAGGAGATTGAGAACGGCCAAGCTGTCCCCGTTCGAAGCAAGTGCAGAGTCAGTGGGGGAGGTTTTAGTCCCATCAGTCCCACAGGGATCATGTTGCgcgcagttcccccccccccccccaacgctcCAGAGGCAATGCCACGCGGCTGTACCTTTATGTGTGCCAACTGCTGCTGCTGCAAGCGCCTCAGTGCCTCCTGCTGCCTGTGCCTCAGCAGCTCCTGCTGCCTCTGGAGCTGCAGGTCCATCTCCTTGCGTTTGCGTTCCTCCTCCTCGGCTAGCCGGCGCctggcctcctcctccagctgCCGCCGGCTCTCCTCTTCCTCCAGCCACCGCCGGGTCTCGTCCTGCTGCTGCCGGCGGTCCTTCTCCTGCAACAACAGGACAAGGAGGAGTGGGTGAGAAGAGCGGGCACGGATGCATTCAGGGAACGCGCTGGATTGAACAAACCCCTCGGCCATGCCCGATGGAACGGGAGCGGGAGAGGGTTCACACACGAGGGGGCACAGAGGagctttatcaatcggggtacagattacaaaagcagggaggtcacgaTGGAGTCGAGtcgaacattggtgaggccacagctggagtacggtgcgcagttctggtccccacattataggaggggtgtgaacgcactggaggggatgcagattcaccaggatgttgcctgggatggatttaagttatgaagagaggttggataggcttgggttgctttctctggaacagagaagactgaggggcgacctgattgaggtgttcaagattatgaggggcgtggacaggatggataaggagcagctcttccccttagttgaagggtcagtcacgaggggacatagcttcaagGTGTAGGGGGtttggagaacaaagaaaattacagcacaggaacaggcccttcggccctccaaacctgcaccgaccatgctgcccgactgaactaaaaccccctacccttccggggaccgtatccctctattcccatcctattcatgtatttgtcaggaagcctcttaaaactcactatcgtatctgcttccactacctcccccggcagcaagttccaggcacccaccaccctctgtgtaaaaaaacattcggggggggggggggggggggggggttgtgaggtaaaacttttttttttgaaaacccagagggtggtgagggtctggaatgcgctgcatgggagggtggtggaggcgggatgcctcacatccttgaaaaagtacctggataagcactTAGCCTTGAGCGCTAtgtgccaagtgctggcaaatgggattaggtgggcagggcaGGTGTTTCGCacgtgccggtgcagactcgatgggccaaagggcctcttctgcaccgtgtGATTCTATAGTATATTCTATAAATTGTATAGGTGTtttgcaagaggggagagaggtgaTTTCCTAGGATGATGCcaggcatgtgagagagagagatagagagagagaggaaaattaTTTCCTCTGGCGAGTGAGTCAGTAACGCAAAATCAGATTTAAAAATCAGTGGCGCAAAGAGGGGAGGTGGGATTTTCAGTTCTTGGGATCTAGAATGCGAGACCTGAGAGggagtgtttcttcagaaggaactctccaaatgcagacaataaaaatataacaaaacttgcgCCAACTTACAAATCGAAGAAAAAGGGTTTAATACAGAAAGCTTCAttgctccaaacttggggcctcgctctgggccaatccaagctccccaaaattccaaacaggttcttatttatcatgagtcagctgaccatcacatcattctgtcattggtctccatggtttactgggtcagctgaccgttACAGCTCGttatcattggtcacattacatcccatACAAAGTCGCCACTGGGTATACTCTAACAGGGCAAACCTTTAAATACtggagggaaagggttaatgttttttttgtactcaatgtattttgtacctaaaaggttgaactttgtacccggaatgtatcacaaacataacccttccttatggctagtctcccctttgtttatattgctcctggtagtagtataagcc comes from the Mustelus asterias unplaced genomic scaffold, sMusAst1.hap1.1 HAP1_SCAFFOLD_4699, whole genome shotgun sequence genome and includes:
- the LOC144491195 gene encoding uncharacterized protein LOC144491195, translated to MNLYPFCQKIEDRGIFLKQERREVELRNKREEDDRKRQDEIRWQEEERKRRDEDELTRRKQEEVVRFQREQQEEAARRQREEDDRRQEEVLRRRDEEERRQMEDILRKQEKDRRQQQDETRRWLEEEESRRQLEEEARRRLAEEEERKRKEMDLQLQRQQELLRHRQQEALRRLQQQQLAHIKIPSSTSWGQQSNSVPPLQKLEEERERQRREEQCRQQQEIMKALQQHQQQKSPGWNSIPKQSMSVKSLLEMQQELQKQQQQRAQARA